A stretch of the Marmota flaviventris isolate mMarFla1 chromosome 12, mMarFla1.hap1, whole genome shotgun sequence genome encodes the following:
- the LOC139707797 gene encoding putative sperm motility kinase W, whose protein sequence is MHRERSESRSRAPRSPQQGLEASSSSEDALTGQYEVLRSIGKGSFGTVRLARHILTGAEVAVKTVSKGELDPALLQAEVAIMKAVEHPSVVQLFQVMETADRVYLVMEYAGWGQLLQYIPEGVGLPEWEAQGLFEQVVSALCTCHAQGIAHRDVKAQNILLDSRGRIKLCDFGLGCQFRQGELLDTLCGTITYWAPEMFLQQAYIGPAVDVWSLGVVLYLMLTGHLPFDGDTFEELMDQVLHRSWVLPAHLSFNAQDLVAKMLTVDTTERPSMDEVARHPWLKCGQCPFVIATRKSRRRFCPDPSTVKVMLDLGFNLTDTWTSLKGRKFDEAMATYLLLRHQHTQGVGFTVQRRSVHSGLQPRSSAGSLPATLPRQRSASKPTSHSRRVMPAVQQPRGEHLRPGQRGNKGGSLPALALPSLQAQSPAAPSMAPQQDLAALPPGPGSGGHRSQVEGSISPQGVSGGEQALPRQQAQGGTAGSSQEGTKAWRRVARRILTCLTRMCCCCVAAPRTGPRQENGVARTPEMQARRLRNKVLPEMVAS, encoded by the coding sequence ATGCATAGAGAGAGGAGTGAGAGTCGGAGTAGGGCGCCCAGGAGCCCCCAGCAGGGCCTGGAGGCCAGCTCGTCCTCGGAGGATGCCCTGACGGGCCAGTATGAGGTGCTGAGGTCCATCGGGAAGGGCAGCTTTGGCACCGTGAGGCTGGCCCGCCACATCCTGACGGGGGCGGAGGTGGCGGTGAAAACCGTGAGCAAGGGCGAGCTGGACCCGGCCTTACTTCAGGCCGAGGTGGCCATCATGAAGGCCGTGGAGCACCCCAGCGTGGTGCAGCTATTCCAGGTGATGGAGACGGCTGACCGTGTGTACCTGGTGATGGAGTACGCTGGTTGGGGCCAGCTGCTGCAGTACATCCCAGAGGGGGTGGGCCTGCCTGAGTGGGAGGCGCAGGGACTATTCGAGCAGGTGGTGAGCGCCCTGTGCACGTGCCACGCCCAGGGCATCGCGCACAGGGACGTGAAGGCGCAGAACATCCTGCTGGACTCGCGAGGCCGCATCAAGCTGTGCGACTTCGGCCTGGGCTGCCAGTTCAGGCAGGGAGAGCTGCTGGACACGTTGTGCGGCACGATCACCTACTGGGCCCCGGAGATGTTCCTCCAGCAGGCGTACATCGGGCCGGCGGTGGACGTGTGGAGCCTGGGTGTGGTCCTCTACTTGATGCTGACGGGGCACCTGCCCTTTGACGGGGACACCTTCGAGGAGCTGATGGACCAGGTGCTGCACCGCTCCTGGGTCTTACCGGCCCACCTGTCCTTCAACGCTCAGGACCTGGTGGCGAAAATGCTGACCGTGGACACCACGGAGAGGCCCAGCATGGACGAAGTCGCGAGGCACCCGTGGCTGAAATGTGGTCAGTGCCCTTTTGTGATTGCTACCAGGAAGTCCCGCCGCCGCTTCTGCCCAGATCCCTCCACAGTGAAGGTCATGCTTGACCTGGGTTTCAACCTCACTGACACCTGGACGTCCCTGAAGGGCCGAAAGTTTGATGAAGCCATGGCTACCTATCTCCTGCTCAGGCACCAGCACACGCAGGGGGTGGGCTTCACGGTCCAGAGGAGGTCTGTGCACTCGGGGCTCCAGCCCAGGTCGTCTGCGGGTTCTCTCCCAGCCACGCTGCCCCGCCAGAGGAGCGCCAGCAAGCCCACCTCTCACTCCAGGCGGGTCATGCCAGCTGTACAGCAGCCGCGTGGGGAGCACCTGCGGCCCGGGCAGAGGGGCAACAAGGGAGGCAGCCTGCCTGCCTTGGCCCTCCCCAGCCTGcaggcccagagcccagctgcCCCCAGCATGGCCCCGCAGCAGGACCTTGCCgccctgcctcctggccctggGTCTGGAGGCCACAGGTCCCAGGTGGAGGGCAGCATTAGCCCCCAGGGAGTGTCAGGAGGAGAGCAGGCCCTCCCCAGGCAGCAAGCCCAAGGAGGGACAGCGGGCTCCTCCCAGGAAGGCACCAAGGCCTGGCGGAGGGTGGCCAGGAGGATCCTCACCTGCCTCACACGGATGTGCTGTTGCTGCGTGGCGGCCCCCAGGACAGGGCCCAGGCAGGAAAACGGAGTGGCTCGGACCCCAGAAATGCAGGCACGCAGATTGAGAAACAAAGTACTTCCTGAGATGGTGGCCAGTTGA